Proteins from one Agelaius phoeniceus isolate bAgePho1 chromosome 10, bAgePho1.hap1, whole genome shotgun sequence genomic window:
- the FOXL2 gene encoding forkhead box protein L2 — protein sequence MMSNYPDGEEDTVALLAHDTGGSKEPDRGKEELSADKGPEKPDPSQKPPYSYVALIAMAIRESAEKRLTLSGIYQYIISKFPFYEKNKKGWQNSIRHNLSLNECFIKVPREGGGERKGNYWTLDPACEDMFEKGNYRRRRRMKRPFRPPPTHFQPGKTLFSPDSYGYLSPPKYLQSTFMNNSWPLAQPPAPMPYTSCQMSGGNVSPVNVKGLSGPASYSPYSRVQSMALPSMVNSYNGVGHHHHHHPHAHHPQQLSPASPAPPSAPAANGAGLQFACARQPAELSMMHCSYWEHDSKHSALHSRIDI from the coding sequence ATGATGAGCAACTACCCGGACGGCGAGGAGGACACGGTGGCGCTGCTGGCTCATGACACCGGCGGCAGCAAGGAGCCGGATCGGGGCAAGGAGGAGCTGAGCGCGGACAAGGGCCCCGAGAAGCCGGACCCCTCGCAGAAGCCCCCCTATTCCTACGTGGCCCTGATCGCCATGGCCATTCGGGAGAGCGCGGAGAAGAGGCTTACGCTGTCTGGGATCTACCAGTACATCATCAGCAAGTTCCCTTTCTACGAGAAGAACAAGAAAGGCTGGCAGAACAGCATCCGCCACAACCTCAGCCTCAACGAGTGCTTCATCAAGGTGCCCCGGGAGGGCGGCGGCGAGCGCAAGGGCAACTACTGGACCCTGGACCCCGCCTGCGAGGACATGTTCGAGAAGGGCAACTACCGCAGAAGACGAAGGATGAAACGGCCTTTCCGGCCGCCTCCGACCCACTTCCAGCCGGGCAAGACCCTCTTCAGCCCCGACAGCTACGGCTACCTGTCCCCGCCCAAGTACTTGCAGTCCACCTTCATGAACAACTCGTGGCCGCTGGCGCAGCCCCCCGCGCCCATGCCCTACACGTCCTGCCAGATGTCTGGTGGGAACGTCAGCCCCGTCAATGTGAAAGGACTCTCGGGCCCGGCGTCCTACAGCCCCTACTCGCGGGTGCAGAGCATGGCGCTGCCCAGCATGGTGAACTCCTACAACGGCGTgggccaccaccaccaccaccacccgcACGCCCACCacccccagcagctcagcccgGCCAGCCCCGCGCCGCCCTCGGCCCCGGCGGCAAACGGAGCCGGCCTCCAGTTTGCCTGCGCCCGCCAGCCCGCCGAGCTGTCCATGATGCACTGTTCTTACTGGGAGCACGACAGCAAACACAGCGCCCTGCACTCCCGCATAGACATCTAG